One genomic window of Anas acuta chromosome 14, bAnaAcu1.1, whole genome shotgun sequence includes the following:
- the HNRNPH1 gene encoding heterogeneous nuclear ribonucleoprotein H isoform X1 gives MDPCHTEETEGEIPGLGFSDRSEQIVSRGVASAFEAATTETEAEPNLTSNVMLNTESSEGYVVKVRGLPWSCSTEEVQRFFSDCKILNGALGIRFIYTREGRPSGEAFAELESEEDVKLALKKDRETMGHRYVEVFKSNNVEMDWVLKHTGPNSPDTANDGFVRLRGLPFGCSKEEIVQFFSGLEIVPNGITLPVDFQGRSTGEAFVQFASQEIAEKALKKHKERIGHRYIEIFKSSRAEVRTHYDPPRKLMAMQRPGPYDRPGLTRGYNSLGRGSGLERMRRGAYGGGYGGYDDYNGYNDGYGFGSDRFGRDLEWTLFSAGMSDHRYGDGTSTFQSTTGHCVHMRGLPYRATENDIYNFFSPLNPVRVHIEIGPDGRVTGEADVEFATHEDAVAAMSKDKANMQHRYVELFLNSTAGGSGGAYGSQMMGAMVKESEGVVQDWNTSTLPGSQSSYGGPANQQLSGGYGGGYGGQSSMSGYDPGSQGAMNSSYYSSGNRASMGVNGMGGMSNMSNMSGGWGM, from the exons GCTTCAGTGACCGAAGCGAGCAGATTGTTTCACGCGGGGTAGCCTCAGCCTTTGAAGCTG CTACCACAGAGACCGAGGCAGAGCCCAACCTGACCTCCAATGTGATGCTGAACACGGAGAGCAGCGAGGGATATGTGGTGAAAGTGAGGGGGCTGCCCTGGTCCTGCTCCACTGAGGAGGTGCAGAGGTTTTTCTCTG aCTGCAAAATTCTAAATGGAGCTTTAGGTATCCGTTTCATCTACACAAGGGAGGGCAGACCAAGTGGAGAAGCATTTGCTGAGCTTGAATCAGAAGAGGATGTGAAACTGGCACTGAAGAAGGACAGAGAAACCATGGGACACAGATATGTTGAAG TTTTCAAGTCAAACAACGTTGAAATGGATTGGGTTCTGAAGCATACTGGTCCCAACAGCCCTGATACGGCTAATGATGGTTTTGTACGTCTTAGAGGACTCCCATTTGGCTGTAGTAAAGAAGAAATTGTACAGTTTTTTTCAG GGTTGGAAATCGTGCCAAATGGGATAACATTGCCGGTGGACTTCCAGGGGAGGAGTACGGGGGAGGCCTTCGTGCAGTTTGCTTCACAGGAAATAGCTGAAAAGGCTCTAAAGAAACACAAGGAAAGAATAGGGCACAG GTACATTGAGATCTTCAAGAGCAGCCGAGCAGAAGTGCGCACTCACTATGACCCTCCACGCAAGCTGATGGCAATGCAGAGACCAGGTCCTTACGACAGGCCTGGTCTGACGCGGGGATACAACAGTCTTGGTAGAGGAAGTGGCTTGGAAAGAATGAGGCGTGGAGCTTACGGAGGAG GTTACGGAGGTTACGATGACTACAATGGGTATAACGATGGCTATGGCTTTGGTTCTGATAGATTTGGAAGAG ACCTAGAATGGACTCTCTTCTCTGCAGGAATGTCGGACCACAGGTACGGCGACGGGACGTCCACCTTCCAGAGCACGACCGGCCACTGTGTCCACATGAGAGGTCTGCCTTACAGAGCAACGGAGAACGACATCTACAAC tTCTTCTCACCTCTGAACCCTGTAAGAGTACACATTGAAATTGGACCAGATGGCAGAGTGACTGGAGAGGCAGACGTTGAATTCGCTACTCATGAGGACGCAGTGGCCGCTATGTCCAAAGACAAAGCGAATATGC aacaCAGATACGTAGAACTCTTCTTGAATTCTACAGCAGGAGGAAGTGGTGGTGCCTATGGCAGCCAAATGATGGGAGCAATGG TCAAGGAATCGGAAGGGGTAGTTCAAGATTGGAACACTAGCACATTGCCAG GAAGCCAATCCAGTTATGGTGGCCCAGCTAACCAGCAGTTGAGTGGGGGTTACGGAGGCGGATATGGTGGCCAAAGCAGCATGAGTGGATATG ACCCGGGCAGTCAGGGCGCCATGAACAGCAGTTACTACAGCAGCGGGAACCGTGCGTCCATGGGAGTGAATGGCATGGGCGGAATGTCAAACATGTCCAACATGAGTGGCGGCTGGGGAATGTAA
- the HNRNPH1 gene encoding heterogeneous nuclear ribonucleoprotein H isoform X9: MSTTETEAEPNLTSNVMLNTESSEGYVVKVRGLPWSCSTEEVQRFFSDCKILNGALGIRFIYTREGRPSGEAFAELESEEDVKLALKKDRETMGHRYVEVFKSNNVEMDWVLKHTGPNSPDTANDGFVRLRGLPFGCSKEEIVQFFSGLEIVPNGITLPVDFQGRSTGEAFVQFASQEIAEKALKKHKERIGHRYIEIFKSSRAEVRTHYDPPRKLMAMQRPGPYDRPGLTRGYNSLGRGSGLERMRRGAYGGGYGGYDDYNGYNDGYGFGSDRFGRDLEWTLFSAGMSDHRYGDGTSTFQSTTGHCVHMRGLPYRATENDIYNFFSPLNPVRVHIEIGPDGRVTGEADVEFATHEDAVAAMSKDKANMQHRYVELFLNSTAGGSGGAYGSQMMGAMVKESEGVVQDWNTSTLPGSQSSYGGPANQQLSGGYGGGYGGQSSMSGYDPGSQGAMNSSYYSSGNRASMGVNGMGGMSNMSNMSGGWGM; this comes from the exons ATGT CTACCACAGAGACCGAGGCAGAGCCCAACCTGACCTCCAATGTGATGCTGAACACGGAGAGCAGCGAGGGATATGTGGTGAAAGTGAGGGGGCTGCCCTGGTCCTGCTCCACTGAGGAGGTGCAGAGGTTTTTCTCTG aCTGCAAAATTCTAAATGGAGCTTTAGGTATCCGTTTCATCTACACAAGGGAGGGCAGACCAAGTGGAGAAGCATTTGCTGAGCTTGAATCAGAAGAGGATGTGAAACTGGCACTGAAGAAGGACAGAGAAACCATGGGACACAGATATGTTGAAG TTTTCAAGTCAAACAACGTTGAAATGGATTGGGTTCTGAAGCATACTGGTCCCAACAGCCCTGATACGGCTAATGATGGTTTTGTACGTCTTAGAGGACTCCCATTTGGCTGTAGTAAAGAAGAAATTGTACAGTTTTTTTCAG GGTTGGAAATCGTGCCAAATGGGATAACATTGCCGGTGGACTTCCAGGGGAGGAGTACGGGGGAGGCCTTCGTGCAGTTTGCTTCACAGGAAATAGCTGAAAAGGCTCTAAAGAAACACAAGGAAAGAATAGGGCACAG GTACATTGAGATCTTCAAGAGCAGCCGAGCAGAAGTGCGCACTCACTATGACCCTCCACGCAAGCTGATGGCAATGCAGAGACCAGGTCCTTACGACAGGCCTGGTCTGACGCGGGGATACAACAGTCTTGGTAGAGGAAGTGGCTTGGAAAGAATGAGGCGTGGAGCTTACGGAGGAG GTTACGGAGGTTACGATGACTACAATGGGTATAACGATGGCTATGGCTTTGGTTCTGATAGATTTGGAAGAG ACCTAGAATGGACTCTCTTCTCTGCAGGAATGTCGGACCACAGGTACGGCGACGGGACGTCCACCTTCCAGAGCACGACCGGCCACTGTGTCCACATGAGAGGTCTGCCTTACAGAGCAACGGAGAACGACATCTACAAC tTCTTCTCACCTCTGAACCCTGTAAGAGTACACATTGAAATTGGACCAGATGGCAGAGTGACTGGAGAGGCAGACGTTGAATTCGCTACTCATGAGGACGCAGTGGCCGCTATGTCCAAAGACAAAGCGAATATGC aacaCAGATACGTAGAACTCTTCTTGAATTCTACAGCAGGAGGAAGTGGTGGTGCCTATGGCAGCCAAATGATGGGAGCAATGG TCAAGGAATCGGAAGGGGTAGTTCAAGATTGGAACACTAGCACATTGCCAG GAAGCCAATCCAGTTATGGTGGCCCAGCTAACCAGCAGTTGAGTGGGGGTTACGGAGGCGGATATGGTGGCCAAAGCAGCATGAGTGGATATG ACCCGGGCAGTCAGGGCGCCATGAACAGCAGTTACTACAGCAGCGGGAACCGTGCGTCCATGGGAGTGAATGGCATGGGCGGAATGTCAAACATGTCCAACATGAGTGGCGGCTGGGGAATGTAA
- the HNRNPH1 gene encoding heterogeneous nuclear ribonucleoprotein H isoform X6 has protein sequence MDPCHTEETEGEIPGLATTETEAEPNLTSNVMLNTESSEGYVVKVRGLPWSCSTEEVQRFFSDCKILNGALGIRFIYTREGRPSGEAFAELESEEDVKLALKKDRETMGHRYVEVFKSNNVEMDWVLKHTGPNSPDTANDGFVRLRGLPFGCSKEEIVQFFSGLEIVPNGITLPVDFQGRSTGEAFVQFASQEIAEKALKKHKERIGHRYIEIFKSSRAEVRTHYDPPRKLMAMQRPGPYDRPGLTRGYNSLGRGSGLERMRRGAYGGGYGGYDDYNGYNDGYGFGSDRFGREWTLFSAGMSDHRYGDGTSTFQSTTGHCVHMRGLPYRATENDIYNFFSPLNPVRVHIEIGPDGRVTGEADVEFATHEDAVAAMSKDKANMQHRYVELFLNSTAGGSGGAYGSQMMGAMVKESEGVVQDWNTSTLPGSQSSYGGPANQQLSGGYGGGYGGQSSMSGYDPGSQGAMNSSYYSSGNRASMGVNGMGGMSNMSNMSGGWGM, from the exons CTACCACAGAGACCGAGGCAGAGCCCAACCTGACCTCCAATGTGATGCTGAACACGGAGAGCAGCGAGGGATATGTGGTGAAAGTGAGGGGGCTGCCCTGGTCCTGCTCCACTGAGGAGGTGCAGAGGTTTTTCTCTG aCTGCAAAATTCTAAATGGAGCTTTAGGTATCCGTTTCATCTACACAAGGGAGGGCAGACCAAGTGGAGAAGCATTTGCTGAGCTTGAATCAGAAGAGGATGTGAAACTGGCACTGAAGAAGGACAGAGAAACCATGGGACACAGATATGTTGAAG TTTTCAAGTCAAACAACGTTGAAATGGATTGGGTTCTGAAGCATACTGGTCCCAACAGCCCTGATACGGCTAATGATGGTTTTGTACGTCTTAGAGGACTCCCATTTGGCTGTAGTAAAGAAGAAATTGTACAGTTTTTTTCAG GGTTGGAAATCGTGCCAAATGGGATAACATTGCCGGTGGACTTCCAGGGGAGGAGTACGGGGGAGGCCTTCGTGCAGTTTGCTTCACAGGAAATAGCTGAAAAGGCTCTAAAGAAACACAAGGAAAGAATAGGGCACAG GTACATTGAGATCTTCAAGAGCAGCCGAGCAGAAGTGCGCACTCACTATGACCCTCCACGCAAGCTGATGGCAATGCAGAGACCAGGTCCTTACGACAGGCCTGGTCTGACGCGGGGATACAACAGTCTTGGTAGAGGAAGTGGCTTGGAAAGAATGAGGCGTGGAGCTTACGGAGGAG GTTACGGAGGTTACGATGACTACAATGGGTATAACGATGGCTATGGCTTTGGTTCTGATAGATTTGGAAGAG AATGGACTCTCTTCTCTGCAGGAATGTCGGACCACAGGTACGGCGACGGGACGTCCACCTTCCAGAGCACGACCGGCCACTGTGTCCACATGAGAGGTCTGCCTTACAGAGCAACGGAGAACGACATCTACAAC tTCTTCTCACCTCTGAACCCTGTAAGAGTACACATTGAAATTGGACCAGATGGCAGAGTGACTGGAGAGGCAGACGTTGAATTCGCTACTCATGAGGACGCAGTGGCCGCTATGTCCAAAGACAAAGCGAATATGC aacaCAGATACGTAGAACTCTTCTTGAATTCTACAGCAGGAGGAAGTGGTGGTGCCTATGGCAGCCAAATGATGGGAGCAATGG TCAAGGAATCGGAAGGGGTAGTTCAAGATTGGAACACTAGCACATTGCCAG GAAGCCAATCCAGTTATGGTGGCCCAGCTAACCAGCAGTTGAGTGGGGGTTACGGAGGCGGATATGGTGGCCAAAGCAGCATGAGTGGATATG ACCCGGGCAGTCAGGGCGCCATGAACAGCAGTTACTACAGCAGCGGGAACCGTGCGTCCATGGGAGTGAATGGCATGGGCGGAATGTCAAACATGTCCAACATGAGTGGCGGCTGGGGAATGTAA
- the HNRNPH1 gene encoding heterogeneous nuclear ribonucleoprotein H isoform X11 encodes MAMQRPGPYDRPGLTRGYNSLGRGSGLERMRRGAYGGGYGGYDDYNGYNDGYGFGSDRFGRDLEWTLFSAGMSDHRYGDGTSTFQSTTGHCVHMRGLPYRATENDIYNFFSPLNPVRVHIEIGPDGRVTGEADVEFATHEDAVAAMSKDKANMQHRYVELFLNSTAGGSGGAYGSQMMGAMVKESEGVVQDWNTSTLPGSQSSYGGPANQQLSGGYGGGYGGQSSMSGYDPGSQGAMNSSYYSSGNRASMGVNGMGGMSNMSNMSGGWGM; translated from the exons ATGGCAATGCAGAGACCAGGTCCTTACGACAGGCCTGGTCTGACGCGGGGATACAACAGTCTTGGTAGAGGAAGTGGCTTGGAAAGAATGAGGCGTGGAGCTTACGGAGGAG GTTACGGAGGTTACGATGACTACAATGGGTATAACGATGGCTATGGCTTTGGTTCTGATAGATTTGGAAGAG ACCTAGAATGGACTCTCTTCTCTGCAGGAATGTCGGACCACAGGTACGGCGACGGGACGTCCACCTTCCAGAGCACGACCGGCCACTGTGTCCACATGAGAGGTCTGCCTTACAGAGCAACGGAGAACGACATCTACAAC tTCTTCTCACCTCTGAACCCTGTAAGAGTACACATTGAAATTGGACCAGATGGCAGAGTGACTGGAGAGGCAGACGTTGAATTCGCTACTCATGAGGACGCAGTGGCCGCTATGTCCAAAGACAAAGCGAATATGC aacaCAGATACGTAGAACTCTTCTTGAATTCTACAGCAGGAGGAAGTGGTGGTGCCTATGGCAGCCAAATGATGGGAGCAATGG TCAAGGAATCGGAAGGGGTAGTTCAAGATTGGAACACTAGCACATTGCCAG GAAGCCAATCCAGTTATGGTGGCCCAGCTAACCAGCAGTTGAGTGGGGGTTACGGAGGCGGATATGGTGGCCAAAGCAGCATGAGTGGATATG ACCCGGGCAGTCAGGGCGCCATGAACAGCAGTTACTACAGCAGCGGGAACCGTGCGTCCATGGGAGTGAATGGCATGGGCGGAATGTCAAACATGTCCAACATGAGTGGCGGCTGGGGAATGTAA
- the HNRNPH1 gene encoding heterogeneous nuclear ribonucleoprotein H isoform X5: MDPCHTEETEGEIPGLATTETEAEPNLTSNVMLNTESSEGYVVKVRGLPWSCSTEEVQRFFSDCKILNGALGIRFIYTREGRPSGEAFAELESEEDVKLALKKDRETMGHRYVEVFKSNNVEMDWVLKHTGPNSPDTANDGFVRLRGLPFGCSKEEIVQFFSGLEIVPNGITLPVDFQGRSTGEAFVQFASQEIAEKALKKHKERIGHRYIEIFKSSRAEVRTHYDPPRKLMAMQRPGPYDRPGLTRGYNSLGRGSGLERMRRGAYGGGYGGYDDYNGYNDGYGFGSDRFGRDLEWTLFSAGMSDHRYGDGTSTFQSTTGHCVHMRGLPYRATENDIYNFFSPLNPVRVHIEIGPDGRVTGEADVEFATHEDAVAAMSKDKANMQHRYVELFLNSTAGGSGGAYGSQMMGAMVKESEGVVQDWNTSTLPGSQSSYGGPANQQLSGGYGGGYGGQSSMSGYDPGSQGAMNSSYYSSGNRASMGVNGMGGMSNMSNMSGGWGM; the protein is encoded by the exons CTACCACAGAGACCGAGGCAGAGCCCAACCTGACCTCCAATGTGATGCTGAACACGGAGAGCAGCGAGGGATATGTGGTGAAAGTGAGGGGGCTGCCCTGGTCCTGCTCCACTGAGGAGGTGCAGAGGTTTTTCTCTG aCTGCAAAATTCTAAATGGAGCTTTAGGTATCCGTTTCATCTACACAAGGGAGGGCAGACCAAGTGGAGAAGCATTTGCTGAGCTTGAATCAGAAGAGGATGTGAAACTGGCACTGAAGAAGGACAGAGAAACCATGGGACACAGATATGTTGAAG TTTTCAAGTCAAACAACGTTGAAATGGATTGGGTTCTGAAGCATACTGGTCCCAACAGCCCTGATACGGCTAATGATGGTTTTGTACGTCTTAGAGGACTCCCATTTGGCTGTAGTAAAGAAGAAATTGTACAGTTTTTTTCAG GGTTGGAAATCGTGCCAAATGGGATAACATTGCCGGTGGACTTCCAGGGGAGGAGTACGGGGGAGGCCTTCGTGCAGTTTGCTTCACAGGAAATAGCTGAAAAGGCTCTAAAGAAACACAAGGAAAGAATAGGGCACAG GTACATTGAGATCTTCAAGAGCAGCCGAGCAGAAGTGCGCACTCACTATGACCCTCCACGCAAGCTGATGGCAATGCAGAGACCAGGTCCTTACGACAGGCCTGGTCTGACGCGGGGATACAACAGTCTTGGTAGAGGAAGTGGCTTGGAAAGAATGAGGCGTGGAGCTTACGGAGGAG GTTACGGAGGTTACGATGACTACAATGGGTATAACGATGGCTATGGCTTTGGTTCTGATAGATTTGGAAGAG ACCTAGAATGGACTCTCTTCTCTGCAGGAATGTCGGACCACAGGTACGGCGACGGGACGTCCACCTTCCAGAGCACGACCGGCCACTGTGTCCACATGAGAGGTCTGCCTTACAGAGCAACGGAGAACGACATCTACAAC tTCTTCTCACCTCTGAACCCTGTAAGAGTACACATTGAAATTGGACCAGATGGCAGAGTGACTGGAGAGGCAGACGTTGAATTCGCTACTCATGAGGACGCAGTGGCCGCTATGTCCAAAGACAAAGCGAATATGC aacaCAGATACGTAGAACTCTTCTTGAATTCTACAGCAGGAGGAAGTGGTGGTGCCTATGGCAGCCAAATGATGGGAGCAATGG TCAAGGAATCGGAAGGGGTAGTTCAAGATTGGAACACTAGCACATTGCCAG GAAGCCAATCCAGTTATGGTGGCCCAGCTAACCAGCAGTTGAGTGGGGGTTACGGAGGCGGATATGGTGGCCAAAGCAGCATGAGTGGATATG ACCCGGGCAGTCAGGGCGCCATGAACAGCAGTTACTACAGCAGCGGGAACCGTGCGTCCATGGGAGTGAATGGCATGGGCGGAATGTCAAACATGTCCAACATGAGTGGCGGCTGGGGAATGTAA
- the HNRNPH1 gene encoding heterogeneous nuclear ribonucleoprotein H isoform X3 codes for MDPCHTEETEGEIPGLGFSDRSEQIVSRGVASAFEAATTETEAEPNLTSNVMLNTESSEGYVVKVRGLPWSCSTEEVQRFFSDCKILNGALGIRFIYTREGRPSGEAFAELESEEDVKLALKKDRETMGHRYVEVFKSNNVEMDWVLKHTGPNSPDTANDGFVRLRGLPFGCSKEEIVQFFSGLEIVPNGITLPVDFQGRSTGEAFVQFASQEIAEKALKKHKERIGHRYIEIFKSSRAEVRTHYDPPRKLMAMQRPGPYDRPGLTRGYNSLGRGSGLERMRRGAYGGGYGGYDDYNGYNDGYGFGSDRFGRGMSDHRYGDGTSTFQSTTGHCVHMRGLPYRATENDIYNFFSPLNPVRVHIEIGPDGRVTGEADVEFATHEDAVAAMSKDKANMQHRYVELFLNSTAGGSGGAYGSQMMGAMVKESEGVVQDWNTSTLPGSQSSYGGPANQQLSGGYGGGYGGQSSMSGYDPGSQGAMNSSYYSSGNRASMGVNGMGGMSNMSNMSGGWGM; via the exons GCTTCAGTGACCGAAGCGAGCAGATTGTTTCACGCGGGGTAGCCTCAGCCTTTGAAGCTG CTACCACAGAGACCGAGGCAGAGCCCAACCTGACCTCCAATGTGATGCTGAACACGGAGAGCAGCGAGGGATATGTGGTGAAAGTGAGGGGGCTGCCCTGGTCCTGCTCCACTGAGGAGGTGCAGAGGTTTTTCTCTG aCTGCAAAATTCTAAATGGAGCTTTAGGTATCCGTTTCATCTACACAAGGGAGGGCAGACCAAGTGGAGAAGCATTTGCTGAGCTTGAATCAGAAGAGGATGTGAAACTGGCACTGAAGAAGGACAGAGAAACCATGGGACACAGATATGTTGAAG TTTTCAAGTCAAACAACGTTGAAATGGATTGGGTTCTGAAGCATACTGGTCCCAACAGCCCTGATACGGCTAATGATGGTTTTGTACGTCTTAGAGGACTCCCATTTGGCTGTAGTAAAGAAGAAATTGTACAGTTTTTTTCAG GGTTGGAAATCGTGCCAAATGGGATAACATTGCCGGTGGACTTCCAGGGGAGGAGTACGGGGGAGGCCTTCGTGCAGTTTGCTTCACAGGAAATAGCTGAAAAGGCTCTAAAGAAACACAAGGAAAGAATAGGGCACAG GTACATTGAGATCTTCAAGAGCAGCCGAGCAGAAGTGCGCACTCACTATGACCCTCCACGCAAGCTGATGGCAATGCAGAGACCAGGTCCTTACGACAGGCCTGGTCTGACGCGGGGATACAACAGTCTTGGTAGAGGAAGTGGCTTGGAAAGAATGAGGCGTGGAGCTTACGGAGGAG GTTACGGAGGTTACGATGACTACAATGGGTATAACGATGGCTATGGCTTTGGTTCTGATAGATTTGGAAGAG GAATGTCGGACCACAGGTACGGCGACGGGACGTCCACCTTCCAGAGCACGACCGGCCACTGTGTCCACATGAGAGGTCTGCCTTACAGAGCAACGGAGAACGACATCTACAAC tTCTTCTCACCTCTGAACCCTGTAAGAGTACACATTGAAATTGGACCAGATGGCAGAGTGACTGGAGAGGCAGACGTTGAATTCGCTACTCATGAGGACGCAGTGGCCGCTATGTCCAAAGACAAAGCGAATATGC aacaCAGATACGTAGAACTCTTCTTGAATTCTACAGCAGGAGGAAGTGGTGGTGCCTATGGCAGCCAAATGATGGGAGCAATGG TCAAGGAATCGGAAGGGGTAGTTCAAGATTGGAACACTAGCACATTGCCAG GAAGCCAATCCAGTTATGGTGGCCCAGCTAACCAGCAGTTGAGTGGGGGTTACGGAGGCGGATATGGTGGCCAAAGCAGCATGAGTGGATATG ACCCGGGCAGTCAGGGCGCCATGAACAGCAGTTACTACAGCAGCGGGAACCGTGCGTCCATGGGAGTGAATGGCATGGGCGGAATGTCAAACATGTCCAACATGAGTGGCGGCTGGGGAATGTAA
- the HNRNPH1 gene encoding heterogeneous nuclear ribonucleoprotein H isoform X7, with protein MDPCHTEETEGEIPGLATTETEAEPNLTSNVMLNTESSEGYVVKVRGLPWSCSTEEVQRFFSDCKILNGALGIRFIYTREGRPSGEAFAELESEEDVKLALKKDRETMGHRYVEVFKSNNVEMDWVLKHTGPNSPDTANDGFVRLRGLPFGCSKEEIVQFFSGLEIVPNGITLPVDFQGRSTGEAFVQFASQEIAEKALKKHKERIGHRYIEIFKSSRAEVRTHYDPPRKLMAMQRPGPYDRPGLTRGYNSLGRGSGLERMRRGAYGGGYGGYDDYNGYNDGYGFGSDRFGRGMSDHRYGDGTSTFQSTTGHCVHMRGLPYRATENDIYNFFSPLNPVRVHIEIGPDGRVTGEADVEFATHEDAVAAMSKDKANMQHRYVELFLNSTAGGSGGAYGSQMMGAMVKESEGVVQDWNTSTLPGSQSSYGGPANQQLSGGYGGGYGGQSSMSGYDPGSQGAMNSSYYSSGNRASMGVNGMGGMSNMSNMSGGWGM; from the exons CTACCACAGAGACCGAGGCAGAGCCCAACCTGACCTCCAATGTGATGCTGAACACGGAGAGCAGCGAGGGATATGTGGTGAAAGTGAGGGGGCTGCCCTGGTCCTGCTCCACTGAGGAGGTGCAGAGGTTTTTCTCTG aCTGCAAAATTCTAAATGGAGCTTTAGGTATCCGTTTCATCTACACAAGGGAGGGCAGACCAAGTGGAGAAGCATTTGCTGAGCTTGAATCAGAAGAGGATGTGAAACTGGCACTGAAGAAGGACAGAGAAACCATGGGACACAGATATGTTGAAG TTTTCAAGTCAAACAACGTTGAAATGGATTGGGTTCTGAAGCATACTGGTCCCAACAGCCCTGATACGGCTAATGATGGTTTTGTACGTCTTAGAGGACTCCCATTTGGCTGTAGTAAAGAAGAAATTGTACAGTTTTTTTCAG GGTTGGAAATCGTGCCAAATGGGATAACATTGCCGGTGGACTTCCAGGGGAGGAGTACGGGGGAGGCCTTCGTGCAGTTTGCTTCACAGGAAATAGCTGAAAAGGCTCTAAAGAAACACAAGGAAAGAATAGGGCACAG GTACATTGAGATCTTCAAGAGCAGCCGAGCAGAAGTGCGCACTCACTATGACCCTCCACGCAAGCTGATGGCAATGCAGAGACCAGGTCCTTACGACAGGCCTGGTCTGACGCGGGGATACAACAGTCTTGGTAGAGGAAGTGGCTTGGAAAGAATGAGGCGTGGAGCTTACGGAGGAG GTTACGGAGGTTACGATGACTACAATGGGTATAACGATGGCTATGGCTTTGGTTCTGATAGATTTGGAAGAG GAATGTCGGACCACAGGTACGGCGACGGGACGTCCACCTTCCAGAGCACGACCGGCCACTGTGTCCACATGAGAGGTCTGCCTTACAGAGCAACGGAGAACGACATCTACAAC tTCTTCTCACCTCTGAACCCTGTAAGAGTACACATTGAAATTGGACCAGATGGCAGAGTGACTGGAGAGGCAGACGTTGAATTCGCTACTCATGAGGACGCAGTGGCCGCTATGTCCAAAGACAAAGCGAATATGC aacaCAGATACGTAGAACTCTTCTTGAATTCTACAGCAGGAGGAAGTGGTGGTGCCTATGGCAGCCAAATGATGGGAGCAATGG TCAAGGAATCGGAAGGGGTAGTTCAAGATTGGAACACTAGCACATTGCCAG GAAGCCAATCCAGTTATGGTGGCCCAGCTAACCAGCAGTTGAGTGGGGGTTACGGAGGCGGATATGGTGGCCAAAGCAGCATGAGTGGATATG ACCCGGGCAGTCAGGGCGCCATGAACAGCAGTTACTACAGCAGCGGGAACCGTGCGTCCATGGGAGTGAATGGCATGGGCGGAATGTCAAACATGTCCAACATGAGTGGCGGCTGGGGAATGTAA